A region of Mycolicibacterium brumae DNA encodes the following proteins:
- a CDS encoding endonuclease domain-containing protein, whose product MTRDPGIYSHAQLRERGYDIPGLRRGVASGDLIRLRHGWFAIRTHDPEAAAAVKAGGALACVSAMRWHGLWVPPGYAETHIRRTRRSRGRGLSCSAIGGPYPVTGPVDPVTLALACAARCMTAEDWVASCDSHLSSVGIDAAEFLKTLGHPGDSRLKKLLAMTDPSSQSGTESIARVRLKALGYHVISQPSVPGVGHVDLRVGALLIECDSVQHHTDLAAYQRDRARDRKAVVAGWITFRLTYDDVLYGWDETLRDIRAVTGRGRHRARGAQMRGVLAESLQADAAESAARRAAAVEAAD is encoded by the coding sequence ATGACCCGAGATCCAGGTATCTACTCCCATGCGCAGCTTCGCGAGCGCGGCTACGACATCCCCGGCTTGCGGCGCGGTGTCGCCTCCGGTGATTTGATCCGGTTGCGACACGGTTGGTTCGCGATCCGCACCCACGATCCGGAAGCCGCCGCCGCGGTGAAGGCGGGAGGCGCGCTCGCCTGCGTCTCGGCGATGCGCTGGCACGGGCTGTGGGTGCCGCCGGGATACGCCGAGACTCATATCCGTCGCACACGTCGGAGCCGCGGGCGGGGGCTGTCCTGCTCTGCGATCGGCGGCCCTTATCCGGTGACCGGGCCGGTCGATCCGGTCACGCTCGCACTGGCGTGCGCGGCTCGGTGCATGACCGCTGAAGACTGGGTGGCCAGCTGCGACAGTCACCTCAGTTCGGTCGGCATCGACGCAGCGGAGTTCTTGAAGACGCTGGGACACCCGGGGGATTCCCGATTGAAGAAACTGCTCGCGATGACCGACCCGTCGTCTCAGTCCGGTACCGAGAGCATTGCGCGGGTGCGGCTCAAGGCATTGGGATACCACGTGATTTCGCAGCCGAGCGTCCCGGGCGTCGGTCACGTGGACCTGCGGGTCGGCGCCTTGCTGATCGAGTGCGACAGCGTGCAGCACCACACCGACTTGGCTGCCTACCAGCGGGATCGCGCTCGCGATCGCAAGGCGGTGGTCGCCGGGTGGATCACTTTCCGCCTGACGTATGACGATGTCCTGTACGGCTGGGACGAGACACTGCGCGACATCAGGGCGGTCACCGGCAGGGGACGGCATCGGGCGCGCGGCGCGCAGATGCGGGGCGTGCTCGCGGAGAGCCTTCAGGCCGACGCGGCGGAGTCCGCCGCGAGGCGTGCCGCGGCCGTCGAGGCAGCGGACTAG
- a CDS encoding threonine/serine ThrE exporter family protein, giving the protein MTDEAERQHTRFLAHLGATMAAANYPSPLISELLDRASKAYGYNNSSIVLPSFVQVTGEPSARGTVVESVSPRADFRFEQTFPLAKLIRDVLRERVTAADGEARLTRLLDAAPRYPWWVTPLGYGVWSAGLSLVVEPSRLNLLIASVLGVFVGLLVKIGDRTPALANLVPVLSAFLVTSVCIEGAQWIGLDHVGLRAIIPPLAIFLPGAAITLAVIELTSRDVVSGSARLIAGMMQLAQLAFGILVATQIFGVDEVPLTADKANLLGPWAPWLGVLVYSVGVLFYLAPPLSFLPWLLVVAYLAFAGQYFGDKLLDSYAAGFLGGTVLMVAALAVSRMPKSPPAMTMVMPGFWLLVPGGMGLIGFAEIFGADGDDALPSTLISMIAVSLGIQAGLALWQVSQRVKRPDSRPPTLPEPDLTP; this is encoded by the coding sequence ATGACCGACGAGGCGGAACGGCAGCACACGCGGTTCCTGGCGCATCTGGGCGCCACCATGGCGGCCGCGAACTACCCCTCACCGCTGATCAGCGAGCTGCTGGACCGGGCGTCGAAGGCTTACGGCTACAACAACAGCAGCATCGTGCTGCCGAGTTTCGTCCAGGTGACCGGGGAGCCGTCGGCGCGGGGCACCGTCGTCGAGTCCGTCTCACCGCGCGCCGACTTCCGCTTCGAGCAGACCTTTCCGCTGGCGAAGCTGATCCGCGATGTGCTGCGCGAGCGGGTCACCGCGGCCGACGGGGAAGCGCGGCTGACCCGGCTGCTGGACGCCGCCCCGCGGTACCCGTGGTGGGTCACCCCGCTCGGGTACGGGGTGTGGAGCGCCGGGCTGTCGCTGGTGGTCGAGCCGTCCCGGCTGAACCTGCTGATCGCCAGCGTGCTCGGCGTGTTCGTCGGCCTGCTCGTGAAAATCGGGGACCGGACACCGGCGTTGGCCAACCTGGTGCCGGTGCTGTCGGCGTTCCTCGTCACCTCGGTGTGCATCGAAGGCGCCCAATGGATCGGTCTGGATCACGTCGGATTGCGCGCGATCATCCCGCCGTTGGCGATCTTCCTGCCCGGCGCGGCCATCACCCTGGCCGTCATCGAATTGACCTCGCGCGACGTGGTTTCCGGATCCGCCCGGTTGATCGCCGGCATGATGCAGCTCGCGCAGCTGGCGTTCGGAATCCTGGTCGCCACCCAGATCTTCGGCGTCGATGAGGTCCCGCTGACCGCCGACAAGGCCAACCTCCTGGGCCCGTGGGCGCCGTGGCTCGGCGTGCTGGTCTACTCGGTCGGGGTGCTGTTCTACCTGGCGCCACCGCTGTCGTTCCTGCCGTGGCTGCTGGTGGTGGCCTATCTGGCGTTCGCCGGGCAGTACTTCGGCGACAAGCTGCTGGACAGCTATGCCGCCGGGTTCCTCGGCGGAACGGTGTTGATGGTGGCGGCGTTGGCCGTGAGCCGGATGCCGAAGTCACCGCCGGCGATGACGATGGTGATGCCCGGTTTCTGGTTGCTGGTCCCCGGCGGGATGGGCCTGATCGGCTTCGCGGAGATCTTCGGCGCCGACGGCGACGACGCGCTGCCGTCGACGCTGATCTCGATGATCGCGGTGTCACTCGGCATCCAGGCGGGCCTGGCGCTGTGGCAGGTGAGCCAGCGAGTCAAGAGACCTGACTCCCGGCCGCCTACGCTCCCTGAGCCAGACTTGACGCCATGA
- a CDS encoding lysophospholipid acyltransferase family protein: MTEPERPARIPAPLRHGVLFVSGLLAALPARLSDLLTVVMARLVYWRGHALHSAVLQDFRDNVDPTAQRSLRKWRPVRSMYRALVRNANDALWFLTASPERARRRFRIVDPSPLAVALAPGHGAIVVFPHLGSYASLPVVLALNGFPTTIVANRQAAPMQWVMERGAAKAGIELVVVARERGSSITAAMADALGRGRVVAVAGDYFRAREGGGAGVPVELGGAVRSVGAGPALLALRTGAPLVPAAVFQAAHRREPVLGRVIPVASSPAGADPDFGADSPAAVQELSQQIADAMTEFIAREPEQWVMPGGLVSDSLGRRAARR; encoded by the coding sequence ATGACCGAGCCCGAGCGTCCGGCCCGCATCCCCGCGCCGCTGCGGCACGGGGTGCTGTTCGTCTCCGGTCTGCTCGCGGCGCTGCCGGCCCGGCTCTCCGACCTGCTGACGGTGGTGATGGCGCGGCTGGTCTATTGGAGGGGTCACGCGCTGCACTCCGCGGTGCTGCAGGATTTCCGGGACAACGTCGACCCGACGGCCCAGCGGTCGCTGCGCAAGTGGCGGCCGGTGCGCTCGATGTACCGCGCGCTGGTCCGCAACGCCAACGACGCGCTGTGGTTCCTGACCGCGTCGCCGGAGCGGGCCCGGCGGCGGTTCCGGATCGTCGACCCGTCCCCGCTGGCCGTGGCGTTGGCGCCCGGGCACGGCGCCATCGTGGTTTTCCCGCACCTGGGTTCCTACGCGTCGCTGCCGGTGGTGCTCGCGCTGAACGGGTTCCCGACGACCATCGTCGCGAACCGGCAGGCGGCGCCCATGCAGTGGGTGATGGAGCGCGGTGCCGCCAAGGCCGGAATCGAGCTGGTGGTCGTCGCGCGGGAGCGGGGGAGCAGCATCACCGCCGCGATGGCCGACGCGCTTGGGCGCGGGAGGGTGGTGGCGGTGGCCGGCGACTACTTCCGGGCCCGCGAGGGCGGCGGCGCCGGGGTGCCGGTCGAGCTGGGCGGCGCGGTCCGGTCGGTCGGGGCGGGCCCGGCGCTGTTGGCGTTGCGCACCGGGGCGCCGCTGGTGCCGGCGGCGGTGTTTCAAGCCGCCCATCGCCGGGAGCCGGTTCTCGGGCGGGTTATCCCGGTTGCCTCGTCACCCGCGGGCGCCGATCCTGATTTCGGGGCTGATTCACCCGCCGCCGTGCAGGAGCTGTCGCAGCAGATTGCCGACGCGATGACGGAGTTCATCGCGCGCGAACCGGAGCAGTGGGTGATGCCGGGCGGCCTGGTGTCGGACTCGTTGGGCCGCCGGGCGGCAAGACGCTGA
- a CDS encoding DUF7161 family protein, translating to MADVPAGFRPVRWDDSGLRGRRARIIADPGVYYDLPPDEADVVIVDDEPNIYAELTVALPEAADRRLAIHHSCLAVTTGDEADT from the coding sequence ATGGCAGACGTTCCCGCGGGGTTCCGGCCGGTGCGCTGGGACGACAGCGGGCTGCGCGGCAGACGCGCCCGGATCATCGCGGACCCCGGTGTGTACTACGACCTGCCGCCGGATGAAGCCGACGTCGTCATCGTCGACGACGAACCCAATATCTACGCGGAACTGACCGTCGCCCTCCCCGAAGCCGCCGATCGGCGATTGGCCATCCACCACAGCTGCCTCGCGGTCACCACGGGCGATGAGGCCGACACCTAG
- the aztD gene encoding zinc metallochaperone AztD has product MVPVKPLLAALSVTALLAGCGGESTRTEQETTAASATPAAPQEQGSRTPRLALSYDGGVLVLDAKKLEQVADIPVDGYLRLNSAQDGRHVLVSQSDGFTVLDMGTWAEAHGDHRHYYTAEPQLTDIRFGGEKPGHVVAHDGLLTFFSDGTGQVDVVDPRDLSTGAVQRRVNTTAHHGVAVARADGTVVVSVGDDESRSGVEILDNAGNAVASNDQCPGLHGEAAAADGVLTFGCENGILIVRGNNIEKVASPDPYGRIGNQAGSDESPVVLGDYKVDPDAELERPERFTLTDTATGEISIVPIHSTYSFRSLGRGPAGEAVLLGADGALHVFDPATGAETAHYPVIEAWTEPEDWQDPMPTLHILGSTAYISSPAERRLLAVDLANGAVTAETTLDKETSELTGVTG; this is encoded by the coding sequence ATGGTCCCCGTGAAACCTCTGTTGGCAGCGCTGTCCGTCACCGCCCTCCTCGCCGGCTGCGGCGGCGAGAGCACCCGAACCGAGCAGGAGACCACCGCGGCCTCCGCCACCCCGGCGGCGCCGCAGGAACAGGGCAGCCGCACCCCGCGGCTGGCGCTGAGCTATGACGGCGGCGTGCTGGTGCTCGACGCCAAGAAGCTCGAGCAGGTCGCCGACATCCCCGTCGACGGGTACCTGCGGCTGAACTCCGCGCAGGACGGCAGGCACGTGCTGGTGTCCCAATCCGACGGATTCACCGTGCTGGACATGGGCACCTGGGCCGAAGCCCACGGCGATCACCGGCACTACTACACCGCGGAGCCGCAGCTGACCGACATCCGGTTCGGTGGCGAGAAGCCCGGGCACGTCGTCGCGCACGACGGCCTGCTCACCTTCTTCAGCGACGGGACCGGGCAGGTCGACGTGGTCGATCCGCGCGACCTGTCCACCGGCGCCGTGCAGCGCCGGGTGAACACCACCGCGCACCACGGCGTCGCGGTCGCCCGCGCCGACGGCACCGTGGTGGTCAGCGTCGGAGACGACGAATCCCGTTCCGGCGTCGAAATTTTGGACAACGCCGGCAATGCGGTCGCATCCAACGACCAGTGCCCCGGACTGCACGGCGAGGCCGCGGCGGCCGACGGCGTGCTCACCTTCGGCTGCGAGAACGGCATTCTCATCGTGCGCGGCAACAACATTGAGAAGGTCGCCAGCCCGGACCCGTACGGCCGGATCGGCAACCAGGCGGGCAGCGACGAATCACCGGTGGTGCTCGGCGACTACAAAGTCGATCCCGACGCGGAGCTCGAACGCCCCGAGCGCTTCACCCTGACCGACACCGCCACCGGCGAAATCTCCATCGTGCCAATCCATTCCACCTACAGCTTCCGCTCGCTGGGCCGCGGTCCGGCCGGTGAGGCGGTGCTGTTGGGCGCCGACGGCGCGCTGCACGTCTTCGATCCGGCCACCGGTGCGGAGACCGCGCACTACCCGGTGATCGAGGCGTGGACCGAACCCGAGGACTGGCAGGACCCGATGCCCACCCTGCACATTCTGGGCTCGACCGCCTACATCAGCTCGCCCGCCGAGCGGCGGCTGCTGGCCGTCGACCTCGCCAACGGCGCGGTGACCGCCGAGACCACCCTGGACAAGGAGACCAGCGAGCTCACCGGTGTCACCGGCTGA
- a CDS encoding DUF732 domain-containing protein, with product MRTSRIRVVIAGAVMCGAAALGTAGTAGAWPTTVTGEMQTFINNARSAGAPGDDDALLTQGYLACRILYTGQGRQAAVDATSDAVVNAARGTLCTQAPS from the coding sequence ATGCGCACTTCCAGGATCCGCGTCGTCATCGCAGGCGCCGTCATGTGCGGGGCCGCGGCGCTGGGCACGGCGGGGACTGCCGGCGCCTGGCCGACGACCGTCACCGGTGAGATGCAGACCTTCATCAACAACGCCCGAAGCGCCGGGGCCCCCGGCGACGACGACGCGCTGCTCACCCAGGGCTACCTGGCCTGCCGGATCCTCTACACCGGGCAGGGCCGGCAGGCGGCGGTCGACGCCACCAGCGACGCCGTCGTCAACGCGGCGCGGGGAACGCTCTGCACCCAGGCGCCCTCCTGA
- a CDS encoding DIP1984 family protein — protein sequence MKLAEALSLRATTLRRIEALRTRVKANARYQEGETPSEDAAALMAEADALIEEWETLIRRINRTNAAAQLGADGTLTDALARRDALRWRHHLLTTAADAAAGADNSGYVRQLRSELKMLSALPVSQVRAAADGVSRELRELDVRIQRANWEVDLLD from the coding sequence ATGAAGCTGGCAGAAGCGCTGTCGCTGCGGGCCACCACCCTGCGGCGGATCGAAGCGCTGCGCACCCGGGTGAAGGCGAACGCGCGGTATCAGGAGGGTGAGACCCCGTCCGAGGACGCCGCGGCGCTGATGGCCGAGGCGGACGCGCTGATCGAGGAGTGGGAGACGCTGATCCGTCGGATCAACCGGACCAACGCCGCGGCGCAGCTGGGCGCCGACGGCACCCTGACCGACGCGCTGGCCCGTCGGGACGCGCTGCGCTGGCGGCATCACCTGCTGACCACCGCGGCGGACGCGGCGGCCGGCGCGGACAACTCCGGGTATGTGCGGCAGCTGCGCTCGGAGCTGAAGATGCTGTCCGCGCTGCCGGTGTCCCAGGTGCGGGCCGCCGCCGACGGGGTGTCTCGTGAGCTGCGGGAGCTGGACGTGCGGATCCAGCGCGCGAACTGGGAGGTGGATCTACTCGACTGA
- the rpsA gene encoding 30S ribosomal protein S1, with translation MPSPSVTSPQVAVNDIGSAEDFLAAIDKTIKYFNDGDIVEGTIVKVDRDEVLLDIGYKTEGVIPSRELSIKHDVDPHEVVSVGDEVEALVLTKEDKEGRLILSKKRAQYERAWGTIEELKEKDEAVKGTVIEVVKGGLILDIGLRGFLPASLVEMRRVRDLQPYIGKEIEAKIIELDKNRNNVVLSRRAWLEQTQSEVRSEFLNQLTKGAIRKGVVSSIVNFGAFVDLGGVDGLVHVSELSWKHIDHPSEVVAVGDEVTVEVLDVDMDRERVSLSLKATQEDPWRHFARTHAIGQIVPGKVTKLVPFGAFVRVEEGIEGLVHISELAERHVEVPDQVVAVGDDAMVKVIDIDLDRRRISLSLKQANEDYTEEFDPSKYGMADSYDDAGNYIFPEGFDAETNEWLEGFDKQRTEWEARYAEAERRHKMHTAQMEKFAAAEAEEAARPTSSSSQSDEPAGGSLASDAQLAALREKLAGNA, from the coding sequence ATGCCAAGCCCCTCCGTCACCTCGCCGCAAGTAGCCGTCAACGACATCGGCTCGGCCGAGGATTTTCTCGCCGCCATCGACAAGACCATCAAGTACTTCAACGATGGCGACATCGTCGAAGGCACCATCGTCAAGGTTGACCGCGACGAGGTCCTGCTCGACATCGGCTACAAGACCGAAGGCGTAATCCCTTCCCGCGAACTGTCCATCAAGCACGACGTCGACCCCCACGAGGTGGTGTCCGTCGGTGACGAGGTGGAAGCGCTGGTCCTCACCAAGGAGGACAAGGAAGGCCGCCTGATCCTGTCCAAGAAGCGCGCTCAGTACGAGCGGGCCTGGGGCACCATCGAAGAGCTCAAGGAAAAGGACGAGGCCGTCAAGGGCACCGTCATCGAGGTCGTCAAGGGCGGCCTGATCCTCGACATCGGCCTGCGCGGCTTCCTGCCCGCGTCCCTGGTCGAGATGCGTCGCGTCCGCGATCTGCAGCCGTACATCGGCAAGGAGATCGAGGCCAAGATCATCGAGCTCGACAAGAACCGCAACAATGTGGTGCTGAGCCGCCGCGCCTGGCTGGAGCAGACCCAGTCCGAGGTGCGCAGCGAGTTCCTCAACCAGCTCACCAAGGGCGCCATCCGCAAGGGTGTCGTGTCCTCGATCGTCAACTTCGGCGCGTTCGTCGATCTCGGCGGCGTCGACGGCCTGGTGCACGTCTCCGAGCTGTCCTGGAAGCACATCGATCACCCGTCCGAGGTCGTCGCCGTCGGCGACGAGGTCACCGTCGAGGTGCTCGACGTGGACATGGACCGCGAGCGGGTTTCGCTGTCGCTCAAGGCGACTCAGGAAGATCCGTGGCGGCACTTCGCCCGCACCCACGCCATCGGCCAGATCGTGCCGGGCAAGGTCACCAAGCTGGTGCCGTTCGGCGCGTTCGTCCGCGTCGAGGAAGGCATCGAGGGCCTGGTGCACATCTCCGAGCTGGCCGAGCGTCACGTGGAGGTCCCGGACCAGGTTGTCGCCGTCGGCGACGACGCGATGGTCAAGGTCATCGACATCGACCTGGATCGCCGCCGGATCTCGCTGAGCCTCAAGCAGGCCAACGAGGACTACACCGAGGAGTTCGACCCGTCGAAGTACGGCATGGCCGACAGCTACGACGACGCCGGGAACTACATCTTCCCGGAGGGCTTCGACGCCGAGACCAACGAATGGCTCGAAGGCTTCGACAAGCAGCGCACCGAATGGGAGGCCCGGTACGCCGAGGCCGAGCGTCGGCACAAGATGCACACCGCGCAGATGGAGAAGTTCGCCGCGGCCGAGGCCGAGGAGGCCGCGCGGCCGACCTCGAGCAGCAGCCAGAGCGACGAGCCCGCTGGCGGGTCGCTGGCCAGCGACGCCCAGCTGGCCGCGCTGCGCGAGAAGCTCGCCGGCAACGCGTAG
- a CDS encoding acyl-CoA thioesterase: MTHVFDEALSLESAGSPGLVTGATHPAWANMVGPFGGVTAAVLTRAIETHPDVLGDPLALTVNYAAPIVDGPFELALNPVRTNRTNQHWIVELRQDGETKTTATAVFGVHRDSWADTEAVMPSVPAPEQLPRGAQEFPIWLSRFDLRFAAGPFPQTVGQASPSSQSLLWVRDAEGRALDYAALSAAADMFFPRIYLRTGQLIPAGTISLTTYFHASRAELEEVGADFVLGAASANRFSRGFFDQSATVWSRGGTLLASTHQLVYFKG, translated from the coding sequence ATGACGCATGTTTTCGATGAGGCCCTGTCGCTGGAGTCCGCGGGGTCGCCGGGACTGGTGACCGGGGCGACGCATCCCGCGTGGGCGAATATGGTCGGGCCGTTCGGCGGGGTCACCGCCGCGGTGCTGACCCGGGCCATCGAGACGCACCCGGACGTGCTCGGCGACCCGCTGGCGCTCACCGTCAACTACGCGGCCCCGATCGTCGACGGCCCGTTCGAGCTCGCGCTGAACCCGGTGCGGACCAACCGCACCAACCAGCACTGGATCGTCGAACTGCGCCAGGACGGCGAGACCAAGACCACCGCCACCGCGGTGTTCGGCGTGCACCGTGACTCCTGGGCCGACACCGAGGCGGTGATGCCCTCGGTTCCCGCCCCGGAGCAGTTGCCGCGCGGCGCCCAGGAGTTCCCGATCTGGTTGTCCCGCTTCGACCTGCGGTTCGCCGCGGGACCGTTCCCGCAGACCGTCGGGCAGGCGTCGCCGTCGTCGCAGTCCCTGCTGTGGGTCCGCGACGCCGAGGGCCGGGCGTTGGACTACGCCGCCTTGAGCGCTGCCGCCGACATGTTCTTCCCACGGATCTACCTGCGCACCGGCCAGCTGATCCCGGCCGGCACCATCAGCTTGACCACCTACTTCCACGCGTCCCGGGCGGAGCTGGAGGAGGTGGGCGCGGATTTCGTGCTCGGCGCTGCGTCTGCGAACCGCTTCTCGCGGGGTTTCTTCGACCAGTCGGCGACCGTGTGGAGCCGCGGTGGGACCTTGCTGGCCAGCACCCATCAGCTGGTGTACTTCAAGGGCTGA
- a CDS encoding esterase/lipase family protein has translation MRKLFAVFAALMAVVLGAALAPTTVGPTALAQAQSALPGVDFGGLRNVTVEWGEVVLTSGEVENPQLSPDGSELDPDREKVPVIIVHGTWSNVGEVAKLEESLRARGFTVYSYNYGRDFSLVGLLGPEMGGMADIEESTQTLADKIAEVRRLEQAAGRDPSRVDLVGHSQGGLIIKNYLNETQNDGRVVTGLESVFGKKNVAYVTSGTMFLDAIDLLPNPLRPAARWAFDRVVDVVLGVAPRQQLEGGDFINALEQDPGHGQGRGLSGDRRQGRRVRHAVPEDVPQRRAGRPRPQH, from the coding sequence GTGAGAAAACTGTTCGCGGTCTTCGCCGCCCTGATGGCGGTCGTCCTCGGCGCCGCGTTGGCACCGACGACCGTCGGGCCGACGGCACTGGCGCAAGCCCAGTCCGCGCTGCCGGGCGTGGACTTCGGCGGGCTGCGGAACGTCACGGTCGAGTGGGGCGAGGTGGTGCTGACCTCCGGCGAAGTGGAGAACCCCCAGCTCAGTCCTGACGGCAGTGAACTCGACCCGGATCGCGAGAAGGTCCCGGTGATCATCGTGCATGGCACCTGGAGCAATGTCGGCGAGGTGGCGAAGCTCGAAGAGAGCCTCAGGGCCAGGGGTTTCACGGTCTACAGCTACAACTACGGCAGAGACTTCAGCCTGGTCGGCCTGCTCGGACCGGAAATGGGCGGCATGGCCGACATCGAGGAATCGACGCAAACTCTTGCCGACAAGATCGCGGAGGTGAGGCGGCTTGAGCAGGCGGCAGGCCGCGATCCCTCCCGGGTCGACCTGGTCGGCCACTCACAGGGCGGCCTGATCATCAAGAACTACCTGAACGAGACTCAGAACGACGGACGCGTCGTCACGGGCCTGGAATCGGTGTTCGGCAAAAAGAACGTCGCCTACGTCACCTCCGGCACCATGTTCCTCGACGCAATCGACCTGCTCCCGAATCCGTTGCGCCCCGCCGCCCGCTGGGCGTTCGACCGGGTTGTCGACGTCGTGCTCGGCGTCGCGCCGCGCCAGCAGCTGGAGGGCGGCGATTTCATCAACGCCCTTGAACAAGACCCCGGACACGGTCAAGGGCGTGGACTATCTGGTGATCGGCGCCAAGGACGACGAGTACGTCACGCCGTACCGGAAGACGTTCCTCAACGCCGTGCTGGGCGCCCGCGTCCACAACATTGA
- a CDS encoding PPOX class F420-dependent oxidoreductase, with protein MPRMIATANRASLDELLAFVRSRHRTILSTRRADGSPQLSPVSGGVDEQGRIVISTYPGRAKAVNAKRDPDVSVCVLSDEWNDGYVQVDGAAEVLDMPEAEDALVDYFRSISGEHPDWDDYRAAMRLQNKSLIRVTPTRWGPIATGGFPADVARRLDEADGS; from the coding sequence ATGCCTCGAATGATCGCCACGGCCAACCGCGCCAGCCTCGATGAACTCCTCGCCTTCGTCCGATCCCGGCACCGGACGATCCTGTCGACCCGGCGCGCCGACGGGTCGCCGCAGCTGTCGCCGGTCAGCGGCGGGGTCGACGAGCAGGGCCGGATCGTCATCTCGACCTATCCGGGACGCGCGAAAGCCGTGAACGCCAAGCGCGATCCGGATGTCAGCGTCTGCGTGCTGTCCGACGAATGGAATGACGGATACGTGCAGGTCGACGGCGCCGCCGAGGTGCTCGACATGCCCGAGGCCGAGGACGCCCTGGTCGACTACTTCCGCAGCATCTCCGGCGAGCACCCCGACTGGGACGACTACCGGGCGGCGATGCGCCTGCAGAACAAGTCGCTGATCCGGGTCACGCCGACCCGCTGGGGCCCGATCGCGACCGGAGGATTTCCCGCGGACGTCGCGCGTCGCCTCGATGAGGCCGACGGGAGCTGA
- a CDS encoding DUF402 domain-containing protein: protein MHPPKRETFDVAARTNTDNKGFVREVDAYRRTPWGLYLSRPTPGRAQFNHLQSWLLPSLGLRATVYDWNPGHEKPQDHYLDVVDIWIDDGAAGEVWHTEDHYLDLVVYRGDRTDVIDVDEFLEAHRAGLLTPEVAERAMATTLTAVAGLAAHGHDLGSWLSGNGMPISWR, encoded by the coding sequence ATTCACCCACCCAAACGCGAGACCTTCGACGTCGCCGCCCGGACGAACACCGACAACAAGGGGTTCGTCCGGGAGGTCGACGCGTACCGACGCACGCCGTGGGGCCTGTACCTGTCCCGGCCCACCCCGGGGCGCGCGCAGTTCAACCACCTGCAGTCCTGGCTGCTGCCGAGCCTGGGCCTGCGGGCCACCGTCTACGACTGGAATCCCGGTCATGAGAAGCCCCAAGACCACTACCTCGACGTGGTGGACATCTGGATCGATGACGGCGCGGCCGGCGAGGTGTGGCACACCGAGGACCACTACCTGGACCTGGTGGTCTATCGGGGAGATCGGACCGACGTCATCGACGTCGACGAGTTCCTGGAGGCGCACCGCGCCGGGCTGCTGACACCGGAAGTCGCCGAGCGGGCGATGGCGACGACCCTGACCGCCGTCGCCGGCCTGGCGGCGCACGGCCACGATCTGGGTTCCTGGCTGAGCGGTAACGGGATGCCGATCAGCTGGCGATAG